Proteins encoded in a region of the Sterolibacterium denitrificans genome:
- a CDS encoding AsmA family protein gives MTKPDEWNRTGFRMIFRRTRSVLFIAIIALLSCTAIGLTVAAVFLARIDAAWIAGELNRSVLADKRRVLKIDGALTVNLRPALGLELWQIALSEQDSEATFASLDRLRFSLQWWPLLSRRLVVDRLELDGLSVAGERDAQGRYNFADLLESQPGGKWTFDIASLQLTQGRLRWRDPEHAQGITLDEISLSSGRIANDGTPSGGRLALAARLRSPAAPQADVQLHASMQYTLDPARAHYGADDLALRLTGRLAEQPDVDIDLTARKLMVDSKPSGPSVRLQDLQLQARAAAIAAMSPVALSLAAPQLEFQDKQLRAATASMVLQAGSENANANTDANSTPMSLHGRLDTPIVADLAARSVQLDKLAAELTIVAAQKLARPVRLTLQGSARADLQQQQAAARLAGRLDGSQLAGWLDATGFSSAGAATIRFGLDVDRFNVDDYLRTTASPAASAGTSSDAVSSLPPGLDLQGELKVGNLQAAGVTARNLRLVFATRDGRLHMLTAPQ, from the coding sequence GTGACCAAGCCCGACGAATGGAACAGAACAGGTTTCCGGATGATTTTCCGGCGAACCCGTAGCGTCCTTTTCATCGCCATCATCGCTCTGCTGTCATGCACCGCCATCGGTCTGACGGTTGCAGCCGTTTTTCTGGCGCGGATCGACGCTGCCTGGATCGCCGGCGAACTCAACCGCAGCGTGCTGGCCGACAAACGGCGCGTGCTGAAGATCGACGGAGCGCTGACGGTGAATCTGCGCCCGGCGCTCGGTCTGGAATTGTGGCAGATTGCGCTGTCGGAGCAGGACAGCGAGGCAACGTTTGCCAGCCTGGACAGGCTGCGTTTTTCCCTGCAATGGTGGCCGCTGCTGTCGCGCCGTCTGGTCGTCGACAGGCTGGAGCTGGATGGCCTGTCCGTTGCCGGCGAACGCGATGCGCAGGGCCGCTACAATTTTGCCGATCTACTGGAAAGTCAGCCCGGCGGCAAATGGACTTTCGACATCGCCAGCCTGCAACTGACGCAGGGACGGTTGCGCTGGCGCGATCCGGAGCACGCGCAGGGCATCACGCTCGACGAGATCAGCCTGAGTAGTGGGCGGATCGCCAATGACGGCACGCCTTCGGGCGGCCGATTGGCATTGGCTGCCCGGCTGCGCAGCCCGGCCGCACCGCAGGCCGACGTGCAATTGCATGCGTCGATGCAATACACGCTGGACCCGGCCAGGGCGCATTACGGTGCCGATGATCTGGCGCTGCGCCTGACCGGCCGGCTGGCGGAGCAGCCGGATGTGGATATCGATCTGACAGCCAGGAAACTGATGGTCGACTCCAAACCATCCGGCCCTTCGGTACGGCTGCAGGACTTGCAGTTGCAGGCGCGGGCCGCTGCGATTGCTGCGATGTCCCCGGTGGCCTTATCCCTTGCCGCGCCGCAACTGGAGTTTCAGGACAAGCAGTTGCGTGCTGCGACGGCCAGCATGGTGCTGCAGGCCGGTAGCGAAAATGCAAACGCAAACACTGACGCAAACTCAACGCCAATGTCACTGCATGGCCGGCTCGACACCCCGATCGTTGCCGATCTTGCGGCGCGCAGCGTGCAACTGGACAAGCTGGCTGCCGAACTGACCATAGTCGCCGCGCAAAAGCTTGCCAGGCCGGTGCGGCTTACTCTGCAAGGCAGTGCCCGCGCGGATTTGCAACAGCAGCAGGCGGCCGCCCGGCTGGCTGGCAGACTGGACGGCAGCCAGCTCGCCGGCTGGCTGGATGCCACCGGCTTCAGTAGCGCCGGCGCGGCAACGATACGCTTCGGTCTGGATGTCGATCGGTTCAATGTGGATGACTATCTGCGCACAACGGCATCGCCTGCGGCGTCTGCGGGCACGTCGTCAGATGCCGTGTCCAGTCTGCCTCCCGGTCTGGACCTGCAGGGTGAATTGAAAGTGGGCAATTTGCAGGCAGCC